The Procambarus clarkii isolate CNS0578487 chromosome 39, FALCON_Pclarkii_2.0, whole genome shotgun sequence genome window below encodes:
- the LOC138372577 gene encoding uncharacterized protein, protein MQLGKGAAIADREIHEVEILQEIIVTATDVIVAVTDVIVAVTDVIVAVTDVIVAVTDVIVAVTDVIVAVADVIVAVADVIVAVVDVIVAVADVIVAVADVIVAVADVIVAVTDVIVAVADVIVAVTDVIVAVTDVIVAVTDVIVAVTDVIVDVTDVIVTVSEVIVTVSDVILAVPDVIFTVTDVIVTVTDVIVTVSDVIVTVSDVIFTITVVNVAFTDLIVTTNDVIFTINDVIVTITDVSTPVTDALLTFITKTDLLN, encoded by the coding sequence ATCATTGTCACTGCTACCGACGTCATTGTTGCTGTTACCGACGTCATTGTTGCTGTTACCGACGTCATTGTTGCTGTTACCGACGTCATTGTTGCTGTTACCGACGTCATTGTTGCTGTTACCGACGTCATTGTTGCTGTTGCCGACGTCATTGTTGCTGTTGCCGACGTCATTGTTGCTGTTGTCGACGTCATTGTTGCTGTTGCCGACGTCATTGTTGCTGTTGCCGACGTCATTGTTGCTGTTGCCGACGTCATTGTTGCTGTTACCGACGTCATTGTTGCTGTTGCCGACGTCATTGTTGCTGTTACCGACGTCATTGTTGCTGTTACCGACGTCATTGTTGCTGTTACCGACGTCATTGTTGCTGTTACCGACGTCATTGTTGATGTTACCGACGTCATTGTCACTGTTTCCGAGGTCATTGTCACTGTTTCAGACGTCATTCTCGCTGTTCCAGACGTCATTTTCACTGTTACCGACGTCATTGTCACTGTTACCGACGTCATTGTCACTGTTTCCGACGTCATTGTCACTGTTTCCGACGTCATTTTTACTATTACTGTcgtcaatgtcgcttttactgaccTCATTGTCACTACCAATGACGTCATTTTCACTATAAATGACGTCATTGTCACTATTACTGACGTTAGTACTCCTGTTACTGACGCACTCCTGACATTTATTACTAAAACTGATttattaaattag